The Alnus glutinosa chromosome 3, dhAlnGlut1.1, whole genome shotgun sequence nucleotide sequence TGGCCTGAGCCCGACCCATAGCAAGTATTGCCACTACCGCCACTACCGCCACTACCACTACCACCACCACCCCCACTGCCAGATCCACTCCTATGTCCCGAGCTATAACCAGACCCACCTCCCTTTCCTGAGCCTCCACCTCCCTCACCTCATTCGCCTCCTCCGCCGCCTTCACCCCTACTGCCCCCATTGCCAGATCCACTCCCATATTCCGAGCCATAACCAGACCCATTTCCATTTCTTGAGCCTCCACCTCCCCTCCCTCCTTCGCCTCCTCCACCACCTCCACCCCCACTACCAAATCCACTCCCATGTCCCGAGCCATAACCAAATCCACCTCCCTTTCCTGAGCCTCCACCTCCCCCGCCTCCTCCGCCACCTCCACCCCCACCACCCCCATTGCCAAATCCACTCCCATGTCCCGAGCCATAACCAGACCCACCTCCCTTTCCTGAGCCTCCACCTCCCCCGCCTCCTTCGCCTCTTCCGCCACCTTCACCCCTACCACCCCCATTGCCATATCCACTCCCATATCCCGAGACATAACCAGACCCATCTCCATTTCCTGAGCCTCCACCTCCCCCGCCTCCTtcgcctcctcctccacctccaccccTACCACCCCCACTACCAGATCCACTCCCATGTCCAGAGCCATAACCAGATCCACCTCCCTTTCCTGAGCCTCCACCTCCCCCGCCTCCTTCGCCTCCTCCGCCACCTTCACCCCTACCACCCCCACTGTCAGATCCACTTCCATGTCCCGAGCCATAACCAAACCCACCTCCCTTTCTTGAGCCTCCACCTCCCCCGCCTCCTCCGCCACCTTCACCCCTACCACCCCCATTGCCAGATCCACTCCCATATCCCGAGCCATAAACAGACCCATCTCCATTTCCTGAGCCTCCACCTCCCTCACCTCCTTCGCCACCTCCACCCCTACCACGCCCACTGCCAGATCCACTACCATATCCCGAGCCATATCTAGACTCACCACCCTTTCCTGAGCCTCCACCTCCCCCGCCTCCTTCACCTCCTCCGCCACCTTCACCCCCAATGCCAGATCCACTCCCATATCCCGAGCCATAACCAGAACCATCTCCATTTCCTGAGCCTCCACCTCCCccgcctccacctccaccacctccaCCCCTACCACGGCCACTGCCAGATCCACTCCCATGTCCCGAGCCATAACCAAACCCACCTTCCTTTCCTGAGCCTCCACCTCCCCCGCCTCCTTCGCCTCCTCCACCACCAGATGCATGTCTTGAACCATTACTAGACCCATATCTAGATCCCCCGATTCCACCTTCACCAGCTCCCCCTCCTCCCTTACCACCTTTACCACCCCCACCTCCTCCTCTACCACCACCAGCTCCACCTCCATCTCCATCGCCATCGCCACAATCTTTACAGGCTATCGCCTTTGATGACCTGGCAGCAAAGGCAAGGTCCACAAAGAGCAAAGCCAAGAACGCAGCACCAATCAGTCTAGTGCTGGCCATTTCCTCTCTGTACTTAATTATCAGTACCCTTTATGAGAAACCAATGCTTCTCGAGTGCAAAAGGTTAAGGTATGTGCCTCTATATATAAGCATCGAAGAGGTTGATTTTCCAAGCTTTCCGACATTCTGGTATATCAGATAATATAATAATGGCCAAAAACGTGATCTGAATGTCTTGATTAGTGGTGTTGGTGTTTGTGGTGGGGGTGTCGCATGGTAGTACTACGTACCACGGTACCAGTGTGGAGCGTGAATGGTGATGGTGGTGGACTGTCTTCTTTTCTTCATGCAATTCTCTATAGAATAGAGTTTACTTCCACTATATATTGACTTCATGGATTATTCTCTTCAGTGATGTCACTGGTAAAAATTTCccactaaacttaaaaaaatgaaatttcccACTTAAATGTGGCCACAATTTCTTTGTTAATGAATaagttttagaattttttgtgcccatttgtattttttaatctaattgACATTTATGTGGAACAATCAGTttcactaataaaaaaaattatattttaataaaattatatttcattattagttttaatttcATTCAAAACTCACTTTCATGAATTTTATAGactcaaaaatataattttatagactaattagtctaaattttattttgttgcatctaaCGATATATAGAGTGTCGATCGATAATTTAATccaatttaaactttaaaattgatgatcctctccatttaagTTGAAATggaaataattaatattttgccTCCTAATTAATCTGAGAAGGCATATGGGTCACTACATTCCTCAGCATTAATGTTCCaacaagtgttttttttttttttttttattcatcaaaataaataaacacacatTCATATAACAAAAAGAAGGCCTCGCGATCCACGTATCAAGTGAGCATGATTGGCATCATATAATATATTTGAAGGGAAATCCTTAACATTGCCACGCCCCAACCTCCCACTCCAACTCACCTATTCAAAATCGTCCTCTCGAAATTTCCCACATGTTTTAGTGGGGTGtgtctctttttcttcaaatttaggcTCAGAATAACAAACGGCATCACACTTAATCTCCCACTTTCATTTTTGTGCCAATTATATCCAAAGCTAGCTAGCTTGCTTGCACTAATTTGCCTTAAATCGGACGTGGATAGCGGCTTTAGTGCTTGTAAATGTGGATAATGATTGTACCCATCCGCATATCCTTTatatctaatatatatttttatgtttagacaatttatgtcattttgtatgttagatttgtaatttatgattttttatgtttgttggcTTGATTATTATGCTCAttgaatcataaaaaaaaaaaaaaaacataaggatGTTTCTTATAAGTATTGATTACCATGAATATTTTGAGGTCGTATccttcattcattttttttcttcttggttctacatatttttttgtgttgcattatattttcgaaacaagcccaaaagactaaaagttggtcaaaattatttttaaaaacgtttaAAATTTGCCCATTACCTATTTGCGATAAAggataataaccacaataaccGTACAGATTTAGATATCTACAAGTGATATCTGCAATTTTGCAGATGCGGGTGCAGATATCACAAATAACCACGCTGATATTCACATGTCCCTAATATTTATATTCGATGATGATTCTCAATTGCCTACTTGTTATTTATAATGATAACGTTTATtaacaagagtaatgctattgcGATGATGTAGAAGTGAAAATtagcttttgaattttattttattttattttattttattttttattttattttttttttaacgagcGCTAATTCAaagactaattttatattacaatcaagagtaattctacatgtcatataaatggtcatcaagtgtccatcaaataatgaggtggcttttaaaatcactattgaacaTTTATATAACATATAGAATTACTTTACAATCGTTtaacagtttattaaataaatttatcttACAACAAAGTTTTGAAAGTTGTTTGTTGGATACGATCTAATCAACAATTATATTGGGTTGGACTACGCATATTAAAAGTAATCATTAAGAGAAAGATGGAGCTTCCTTtacaattacaaattacaatgaAAGAATGCAAAAGAGAGAGTAGAAGTGAAAGGCATTTTTACGTGGCATTAAGCCTTTGATGGTTGGTACATGTGTGATGCTTATGTAATATTACTGataggacataaatttttttaaaattgatttgtaagaaattttaaacatttaGGCATAAGAATTACATGTGTCATTTAAcatgtaagaaacacataattttttttttattaatgttattaaaaaaagcatgtaagaaacacatgctattaaaatagaGAATGCTAAAATTCTTTTTAGCGTCTTTCTGGTATTCTTGTAGATGATGtggatttacatttttttttttttgtttaaaaaatcacattttgtATGTCaccttttgagataatttttttttttttattaaattcatgtCATCCAGAAGGACACTAGAATGACGCTAGAAAAGAgttctagcatttttcattaaaataacatgtactTCTCATATACCAaggaacacatgtcaatcttatatgtgaattgtataaaattttctacaaatcgatttataagaaatatttgttgataCTGATATGTCGGTGATTATTCTTTCCAATATTTTAATGAGTTTTTAAAAtccaactttttaaacttctcCTCCGTGCCGTTTCACTCTCTAAATTGcaccaaaattaattttacatttgTGACGTCATAAATTTGCTCTTACGATGACACAACGATCAAGAATTTCCGGTTTCTTACGATTGATACTACGCAAAAATTATGGGACGATAACCTATTTTTGCGTGTTATATTTGTGAGTGAGGCGAGTATATACCGGATGGAATCTCttattgttttaaagaaattataaatttttaaattatgaaatttaggTCGTTTTTAGGCATCGAAAcacttgaaaattttaattttctccttaaaaaacttatttttcacttttgcatagatgtttcttcttcttcagaaaaTCATAAGATAGTTTttgactcaattttttttacaacatagagAGAAGAactttgatgaaaatataccCAATTCTTTACTGTtatatgtcacatttttaataagttgAATTTTTCAAGCTtcttaaattttgtatttaaaaattttgaaaatggtaAGAATTCTGATCCGTATAAGCCTGGTACACAaacttacgaagaggaataggtattccactcaaaaaggagtggaatgcctattcctttcctatgggaataaattaaattcgtcttttgcccaaaaaccccaaccttctcaacacccaagtctcttacccctctctctctctctctgtttctcaactcatggtgtgttttgatacgaaattttgacaataaaatataattctgattctatttttttcagaaataaatcatattttattcaactttttaaaaaataaattatattttattcaactttttataaacaaattatattttattcaattttttctaaaaagtcaaatttcaaaattcgcaaacaaaataagaatttaattctgatttcaaaaattcatcactcaagTGCACGATCAATATctttctccatctctgcaattatattctcatccccctctctctgtttctcaacccaacttaatttgttgtggggtagtctttcttcttcttcttcttctttttttttttttttttttttttcctcctcctatgatttagcctacagaatgcacttagacgtagcaaaacgagtacctcttaatatcggggggactccaattgccttgcggaggtttgagaaaaactttgtaagcaaagaacgaatgtttgttactgaaaaacaaataaaaaataataaaataaaaagggctttgtaaattatttattttttttttattttttttttttttttttttttttttttttttttttcctcttataaATCGTTTTACTTTGTAAgaaaagaatgaatgtttgttgctggaaaacaaataaaaaagaataaaataaaaagggctttgcagatgatctattttttatttttatttttttatgatggtgatatgatgattatgtgtgtgtgtgtgtgtgtttttttttttttttgtccttataaatcattttgtagcgtaattgtatatgaaaaaaaaaaaaaagaagccatgaactctatgaaattaaaaacaaataaaaacaaaaaaggtcatagtatgattgtttatgtttcttaaataaagaaaaaaaaatatccttaagaatagaaattatatttgtattataagggtattttagaaaatttgattataatatgattccattcaccaatgtattgcactgtaccaaacaaaagaatacatatgcaatgttctattccactgttacaaccaaacaaaagaatatgaatagttattccattccaccttcataTATTCctatgaatagttattccttttcttaatggaatagatattccgcaaaccaaacgaggtctaaatgatttttctttcatcactttttctctaagcatttaatttaaataatatttaaattatataaggaaatgataataaaagttattgtaaaatgcatttaaataggaaagtaaaaattagtttaatttcctaaattgaaaaaaaaattaagggaagcTGTCATTAGTGGTCTAACAGCCTTGctattactctctctctctctctctctcacaaaaaaaaaaaaaatgaaaaaaaatgaaaaagaaaagaaaagttggacAACTAAACGACATCCAATATTTCATAGACGACATGCAGTTGAATGAACTATAACAGTAGCATAAAAACTTAAGTATCCGCCGCCGGTGGATATAAAATGAAATTGCGACCTTTACGTCCGTACGGAGACTCATATCGGGGAATATAGAGAGATCTCCCGGGGGCCGTTATATGATATAACTTATATCCTTCGCTTCAGACAGTGAATCTGCATTCTGAACCGTCGGATCTCACCGCATTGTCTTCCCACGTCAGACTCAGGCGGCCACGAATCTCGATCCGATCTATTTCAACGGCCGTGGTTTCCTTGAACGTTCTTCTTGGAATTTAGGTACGTCACCCTGTTCCTaatagaattttgaattttgaatttcgGATTTCGTACGGTCAATTTGTAGTCTGTTTGGTGTAATGGATCTAATAATAATAGTGGTATAGGTTGTTGGCTATTAGATTGTTGTTGTAAAAGTTGTAACCGAGTCTGTTTAGGGAGGCTGGGTTAATTTCATTACAAATAAGCCCATTTAgagaaaatcagaaaatgaaGCAAAAACCAGAAAAAAGGCATTGGAGGAAGTAGCACTACAATTgaccaaattcaagaaagtaTGAAGATTTTAGTTAGTAATCATGCAATAATGGTGGAGAAGTCACGCCAGAGGGCGATTCAAGTGGACGATTTGATTGAATTATGAAGAATGAGAGCCAAAAAATTGTTGAAGTCTAAAGAACAGAAAGAACAGTAGCTACAGCAAATTGACAACAGGGAGAACCAGCTAGAACAAATGAAATGCAGTGAAGAacaaattcaagaacaaaaagaatTCAAGAACCCGTTccaattggaagaaaaaaaaaagaaagaacaagagccacaacaaattaaaaacaggGAGCTTCAGCTAGAACAAGGGaaatgttgtgaataaaaaaattcaaaaagtattGTTGAAGAAATCTTACCCTTTAGGTTTAAAAACGTAATGGGGATTGTGGCAAGATGTAGGAATCGTAAACTAGGTAAGGAAGAATTAGACCTGAGGGGTCTTCTCAGCCCATCTTCACCCCTTCATAGGTTTCTTTTTCAAGGGCGGCTGAGTTGGGAGAGAGGCTTCGTTATTCTTAGTCTGTGTTGCCGATATCTAAATCATTTTAGAAATACTACCGGAAGGCAGATTAGTGCAGTTGGATGATAATTTATTTGCAGAATTTGTGGCAGCAATGAGGTTGCTTGTCAGATTTTCAACTGAGGAAGTAGCTGCAGTGCTTCTAGTGTTGGATTTTGCGGGAGTGGCAGATTCCGTGAAAGATATTGTTAAGCCATCTATTTCGAAGAAGGGTTTCCTTCGGAGGGGGTTTCTCAACCTGAGCCTGGCCATGAAAGTTTCTACTCCGCATTCTTTGCTTTTAGAGTCGATCTTGTCATCGTTGACTCTGGATGTTAAGGAAGATGGGGTGATAGGGTTTCCTTCCCCCCTGAGTGGTTGCGTCACTCCTATCATTGAAAAGGGCAATGATTTTAGGGTGTATGGTTTGTCCCAATCTCAAAAGTGGCCAGTAGGTTTTGATCCGTCTggggaagtggttgtgtggGAGCAGGGTAATGAGAATTGTGATGGGGAGGTTGGAGATTCTCCTTACCCTTTGGGTTTTCTTCCTCCCAACATGGCAttggattgggaggtggatagtGTTGAGGACGAGGATCTGTCCTTGGCAATTCTGGATGCTTTTGAAGAGGACTTTCTTCGGGAAGTTAAGGTTATGCGCCCGAAGTCCAAAGGCAGGAAggagattttgaatttggtaagctccatcaactacggtgATGCGTCCACTCGGCATAGGAAATGCAAGGCTCACGTGCGGTAGCGGGGAATGCTTCTTGGGGGTGAgggtttgttgttgttgttgtttttttttttttttgggaggggggggaTGCGTTGGCTGTTTTTAtgtatatttcctgtgtactttggggcgccttacgcttttttaataaaactttcttacttataaaaaaagagaggggggggggggggggtagcaTTTGGTGgaagaaagacaaaaatggcTGAAAAACATTACATGCAAGCTCTTTCTTTGAAGTCAGATAAAAATAAGCAATACAACCTGTTCGATGAAATTCTACAACAAATTCACATAGATTTGAAGAATGGGGAATTGACCGGCGTGGAGATAATTGGTGAAATTTCTCCAAATTCAATCTTGAAAGGGTTTCGAATACTCACCACAAATTTCTTGAAGGAGTTTTAAGAAGGGATAGTAAAATATGCGCAACTTCTTGAATGGAAGTTGTGCAATAGTTTTAAGACGAACTCAATTAAAATGATGGATATCCAAATTGAAATATCTTCTACAAGTTTGGAAATGGTTGTTGTATATTCACATGGCCATGTGAAAGTTTATGAACTCCTGGATTGCTTGAAGCTAAAGAATTGGCAACTTCAAGCTGAATTTCAGAATGTTATTGAATCAATCTCTACATGTAACAAGGCTTTGTGCTTATCTGCAATTAAATCTTTGAATACACAAAGAGGTGAAACTCGGGAATcgagttttgttttgttttccaaTTTAGATATACCACAATTGAAGTCCTCTAAGGTTTGGGAATTCCAAGGTCTGCTCTTCCATCACGAAAGCGAGGTATGGCAGAAGGAAGGGTGCATCAATGGAATGATCTTGGTGAGAATACTTGGAATTATGGTCAAGGACCGAAGGTGTTTGACTTTAGAAGAAGGGGAATGCTGGCTGTATTTGAACAGATGAAATGACACAACGTTGTTAGATGTATGGGGGATAAACGAAAGGTTAGAACGTTGGGAAATGGAGGGGTCCTGAGAAGTGCAGTGCCTGAATTGTTTGTATAGAAAAAGGTGAGGTGTAGGTTAGGTGGCAGCCATTCAGTAAATTGGGGAATCACTAGAAAATTGCGGAATAGAGAGACTCACCGAATCTCAAGGCATGACAGTCCTAATTCTAATGCACAATAAAGGCGTTTTGTAACCCACGCAAAGACCATCAGATTGAGGGAATAAAGGATGTGTTGATTTCTTTAGGTTCCGAGGAAACAAATGCGTTCCAGCTTTGTATAATTCCCCAAACTCAGATTTTCCAAAAGCGTCAGCTTTGTTGGGGGTTGAGCTTTATGTGGTGTTGTCTGGGGCATATAAATTGGGGCAGTATCATGAATTGGGAATGTGAATTGGCAAGACATGGCAGAGATCATGGTTATGTTACTCTTGATGATGTGCCTGCATTGCTTGATCAGCATGGTGGAAACAAAGATATCATAGAACGAATTTTGAGAGGGCAAATGGGAGCAGCTACCGAGGAAGTATTTCAAAGGTGTAAGATGGTTATAATAATGTTAGTGTTTCAAAGTGTAGGGAAGCATTGATGAGAAGCAACAA carries:
- the LOC133863346 gene encoding putative glycine-rich cell wall structural protein 1 produces the protein MASTRLIGAAFLALLFVDLAFAARSSKAIACKDCGDGDGDGGGAGGGGGGGGGGGGGSGNGDGSGYGSGYGSGSGIGGEGGGGGEGGGGGGGGGEGGGGGGGSGKGGGSGYGSGHGSGSGSGGGRGGGGGGGEGGGGGGGGGGGGSGKGGGSGYGSGHGSGFGNGGGGGGGGGGGGGGGGSGKGGGFGYGSGHGSGFGSGGGGGGGGEGGRGGGGSRNGNGSGYGSEYGSGSGNGGSRGEGGGGGE